In Candidatus Desulfofervidus auxilii, one genomic interval encodes:
- the mraY gene encoding phospho-N-acetylmuramoyl-pentapeptide-transferase, with the protein MIYHFLYPLHEYWIGFNVFRYITFRTAYAILTALLLSLYLVPWFMRLFQTKHWSKTKKAYEPQTHNSKIGIPTMGGIPILLSVFITVFLWSVLTNSFIWVLFLVCVLFGLIGFIDDYQKIKGGKGLSIKTKFGLQILSALIIGIILFKYLHFSTRLYVPFFKAFTPDLGYAYYFFLTLVIVGSSNAVNLTDGLDGLAIGPLSISFGSYLLLSYLAGHIKIANYLQVAYVPGIGEVAVFCGALMGACLGFLWYNTYPAEMFMGDVGSLSLGAVLGTVAIMVKQEILLMFIGGLFVLEAISVIIQVAYFRFTGGKRVFKMSPLHHHFELKGWSEPKIIVRFWIIGIILALTALSTLKLR; encoded by the coding sequence ATGATATACCATTTTCTTTATCCCTTACATGAATATTGGATTGGTTTTAATGTCTTTCGCTATATTACCTTTCGGACTGCTTATGCTATTTTAACGGCTCTTCTTCTTTCACTGTATCTTGTCCCTTGGTTTATGAGATTATTTCAAACAAAACATTGGTCCAAAACAAAAAAGGCATATGAACCTCAAACTCACAATTCTAAAATAGGCATACCTACCATGGGGGGAATCCCCATATTACTCTCGGTGTTCATAACCGTATTTTTATGGAGTGTTCTAACCAATAGCTTCATTTGGGTGTTATTCTTAGTCTGTGTGTTATTTGGTCTCATTGGTTTTATAGATGATTATCAAAAAATAAAAGGCGGCAAAGGACTTTCTATCAAAACCAAGTTTGGCCTCCAAATTTTATCTGCCTTAATCATCGGTATCATTCTATTTAAATATCTCCACTTTTCCACCCGGCTTTATGTGCCTTTTTTCAAAGCATTTACGCCTGATCTGGGCTATGCTTATTACTTTTTTTTGACTCTAGTTATAGTAGGAAGTTCCAACGCAGTCAATCTCACAGACGGGCTAGACGGACTGGCTATAGGACCTTTAAGCATCTCTTTTGGAAGTTATCTTCTTTTAAGTTATCTAGCTGGCCATATTAAAATTGCCAATTATCTTCAAGTTGCTTATGTTCCCGGAATAGGAGAAGTGGCCGTTTTTTGTGGGGCTTTAATGGGAGCTTGCTTGGGATTTCTTTGGTACAATACTTATCCCGCCGAGATGTTTATGGGTGATGTAGGCTCTCTATCTTTAGGGGCAGTCTTGGGTACGGTAGCCATAATGGTTAAGCAAGAGATCTTGTTGATGTTCATCGGAGGTCTGTTTGTCCTAGAAGCCATTTCTGTGATTATACAGGTAGCCTACTTCAGATTTACTGGAGGAAAGCGGGTTTTTAAAATGAGTCCTTTACATCATCACTTTGAGCTCAAAGGTTGGTCTGAACCCAAAATCATCGTGCGATTCTGGATTATTGGCATTATTTTAGCCTTAACAGCCCTTAGCACTTTAAAACTAAGATAG
- a CDS encoding UDP-N-acetylmuramoyl-tripeptide--D-alanyl-D-alanine ligase: protein MRQTGNWKLTEVLESIKGNLVKNTTVHSFSGITDDSRSVQANDLFIALKGSRYDGHNFIPEAIKKGARGVILNKKQYSFNLYQDAAIIAVDNTLEALGKLASFQRQKYSYLPLIGVTGSNGKTTTKEAIAHLLTQHFAVLKNQANYNNQIGLPFTLLGLNNSYQAVCIEMGTNSKGEIALLSSIAQPNIGIITNIQPVHLLGLNSLEGIQKEKGALLNYIKDCFIYNQDDPLVSELARDFNKEKMGFGIKKGEVRAKNIFLKNNTIHFTLVLPETTLSIQTQLLGKHQIYALLAAAAVGVYFKLPPENIKYALETFSPLPGRLCLCKGIDGISIIDDSYNANPASMEAALNTLKQFSSTKIAVLGDMLELGKTAIYWHQEVGRQAGRIPLKALIIYGQYADLIKKGALETGMDEHKIYKAKQKEEIISLLKRISAPSDVILFKASHILDFGGLVKRVKV, encoded by the coding sequence ATGCGGCAAACAGGGAATTGGAAGTTGACTGAGGTATTAGAGAGTATTAAAGGAAATTTAGTAAAAAATACTACTGTGCATTCCTTTAGTGGAATAACCGATGATTCTAGATCAGTGCAAGCCAATGATTTATTTATTGCCTTGAAAGGAAGCAGATATGATGGACACAATTTTATTCCAGAAGCCATCAAAAAGGGGGCAAGGGGGGTTATTCTAAATAAAAAACAATACAGCTTTAATCTTTACCAAGATGCAGCCATCATTGCTGTAGATAATACTTTAGAGGCCTTGGGTAAATTAGCTTCTTTTCAACGGCAAAAATATAGTTACTTACCCCTTATTGGAGTGACAGGTAGTAATGGAAAAACCACCACCAAAGAAGCCATTGCTCATTTATTAACACAGCATTTTGCCGTGCTTAAAAATCAAGCCAATTATAACAATCAAATTGGCCTACCATTTACCCTTTTGGGTTTGAACAACTCTTACCAAGCCGTTTGTATAGAAATGGGTACCAACAGCAAAGGGGAAATAGCATTACTTTCCTCTATTGCTCAACCTAATATAGGAATCATTACTAACATTCAACCTGTCCATCTATTAGGCTTAAACTCCCTTGAAGGCATTCAAAAAGAAAAGGGAGCGCTTTTAAATTACATCAAAGATTGCTTCATTTACAATCAAGACGACCCTCTGGTATCTGAATTGGCCAGAGATTTCAATAAAGAAAAAATGGGCTTTGGGATAAAAAAAGGAGAAGTTAGGGCTAAAAATATATTTTTAAAAAACAACACCATACATTTTACATTAGTGTTGCCAGAAACCACCCTTTCTATTCAAACTCAGCTTTTAGGTAAACACCAGATTTATGCCTTACTTGCTGCTGCGGCTGTAGGTGTATATTTCAAATTGCCTCCTGAAAATATTAAATACGCCTTAGAAACCTTTTCCCCTTTACCTGGAAGGTTATGTCTTTGTAAAGGTATAGATGGTATTTCCATCATTGATGATAGCTATAATGCCAACCCTGCTTCTATGGAAGCAGCCTTAAACACCCTAAAACAATTCTCAAGCACCAAAATAGCCGTCCTTGGAGATATGTTAGAATTAGGCAAAACTGCCATTTACTGGCATCAAGAAGTAGGAAGACAGGCAGGTAGGATACCTTTAAAGGCATTAATTATTTATGGGCAATATGCAGATTTGATAAAAAAAGGGGCCTTAGAAACAGGGATGGATGAACATAAGATCTATAAGGCAAAACAGAAAGAAGAAATTATTTCTTTATTAAAAAGAATAAGTGCACCCTCAGATGTAATTTTATTTAAGGCCTCACATATTTTAGATTTTGGAGGATTAGTTAAAAGAGTAAAGGTATGA
- a CDS encoding UDP-N-acetylmuramoyl-L-alanyl-D-glutamate--2,6-diaminopimelate ligase, with protein MQLREILKDIQPLNITGDVEKEINNIVFNSKLASPNSLFVALKGTQHDGISYVSEAISKGAVAILAQEYPVPRHNGITYIQASDVRKTAALLAAAFYQHPAKKLNLMGITGTNGKTTTSYLIASILKEAGRKTGIIGTINYQYGNKTISAFLTTPESLDIQRLFKEMVTEGVSHVVMEVSSHALFYKRVAGCQFQLAIFTNLSQDHLDFHKDMEAYFACKKQLFTHYLGSKGKAIINLDDPYGKRILEEIKCPCITYGLSSKADIWTENFQISINKTTAYIHTPIESFSICSPLIGKPNLYNILAAVAAGIAMDLPINIIKTGVEKVSSICGRLERFSQNGIEVLVDYAHTPDALEQVLKTLRPLCQGRLITVFGCGGNRDKGKRPLMGKIASELSDMVIITDDNPRNEPSRQIIQDIEMGIKKNALYYIIPKRPQAIAMAIRGAQKGDVVVIAGKGHEDYQIVGNKKYPLSDREEVKKALKNAANRELEVD; from the coding sequence ATGCAACTAAGAGAAATCTTAAAAGACATTCAGCCTTTAAATATTACAGGTGATGTGGAAAAGGAAATAAATAACATTGTTTTTAATTCTAAACTGGCCTCTCCAAACAGTCTTTTTGTGGCCTTAAAAGGCACACAACATGATGGAATTAGCTATGTTAGTGAAGCCATTTCAAAAGGAGCAGTAGCCATTTTGGCTCAAGAATACCCAGTTCCAAGACATAATGGTATTACTTACATCCAAGCCTCTGATGTCAGAAAAACAGCGGCCTTGCTTGCGGCCGCTTTTTATCAACACCCAGCCAAAAAACTCAACCTCATGGGGATTACTGGCACCAATGGAAAAACTACCACCAGCTATCTCATTGCTTCTATTTTGAAAGAAGCAGGAAGAAAAACAGGCATCATTGGCACTATTAACTATCAATATGGAAACAAAACCATTTCTGCCTTTTTAACTACTCCTGAGAGTTTAGACATTCAAAGACTCTTTAAAGAAATGGTTACAGAAGGAGTTAGCCATGTAGTAATGGAAGTCTCTTCTCATGCCTTATTTTATAAAAGAGTGGCTGGCTGCCAATTTCAACTAGCCATATTTACCAATCTATCCCAAGACCACTTGGATTTTCATAAAGACATGGAGGCATATTTTGCATGTAAAAAGCAACTTTTTACTCATTATTTGGGAAGCAAAGGCAAGGCTATTATCAACTTAGATGACCCTTATGGAAAAAGGATTTTAGAAGAAATAAAATGTCCTTGTATTACTTATGGACTTTCATCTAAAGCTGATATCTGGACCGAAAATTTCCAAATCTCTATAAATAAAACCACAGCTTACATCCATACTCCCATAGAATCATTTTCTATTTGTTCACCCTTAATAGGCAAACCAAATTTATATAATATTTTGGCCGCCGTTGCTGCTGGAATAGCCATGGATTTACCTATAAACATTATCAAAACAGGTGTGGAAAAAGTTTCCTCTATTTGTGGCCGTTTGGAACGTTTTTCTCAAAACGGTATTGAAGTGTTAGTAGATTATGCCCACACACCAGATGCATTAGAACAGGTATTAAAAACATTACGTCCTCTTTGTCAGGGAAGGCTCATTACAGTGTTTGGCTGTGGGGGCAATAGAGATAAAGGAAAAAGACCTCTTATGGGAAAAATTGCCAGTGAACTAAGTGATATGGTTATTATCACTGATGACAATCCTAGAAATGAACCATCGCGCCAGATTATTCAGGATATAGAAATGGGAATTAAAAAAAATGCACTCTATTATATTATTCCTAAAAGACCACAGGCCATTGCCATGGCTATTAGGGGTGCCCAGAAGGGCGATGTAGTAGTCATTGCTGGTAAAGGACATGAAGACTATCAAATAGTAGGCAATAAAAAATATCCCTTAAGTGATAGGGAAGAGGTGAAAAAGGCATTAAAAAATGCGGCAAACAGGGAATTGGAAGTTGACTGA